A stretch of Candidatus Manganitrophaceae bacterium DNA encodes these proteins:
- the argF gene encoding ornithine carbamoyltransferase: MPKRDLLSLASLPIDEIEWLLSRAQFYKNRSRASRESHPLAGRSIGLLFEKSSTRTRVSFEVAVSRLGGHPIFLSFDDIQIKRGETIGDTARVLSGYLDGLVIRTYEQEKLEEWAQNAAIPIINGLTDQHHPCQILSDLLTILEKRGKLKGLTLAYIGDGNNIAHSLMEGGAKVGMRVVIACPKKFTPDPVIIRRAQAIARETGGRVEVIHDPIAAAKGADIFYTDVWVSMGQEKEQRARRKIFKPYQINQKLIAQAKTDLLVMHCLPAHRGEEIAAEVMDGPHSIVFDQADNRLPMQQAILERWIG, from the coding sequence ATGCCGAAGCGTGACCTGCTCAGCCTGGCATCGTTACCGATCGACGAGATCGAGTGGCTCTTGAGCCGGGCCCAGTTTTATAAAAATCGGAGCCGCGCCTCGCGGGAGTCGCACCCCCTTGCGGGACGGTCGATCGGCCTTCTCTTTGAGAAATCGTCGACCCGGACCCGCGTTTCGTTTGAGGTGGCGGTCAGCCGGCTCGGCGGGCATCCGATCTTTCTCTCATTCGACGACATCCAGATCAAGCGGGGCGAGACCATCGGCGATACGGCGCGGGTTCTCTCCGGCTATCTCGACGGCCTGGTCATCCGAACCTATGAGCAGGAAAAGCTGGAAGAGTGGGCGCAAAACGCGGCGATCCCGATCATCAATGGGCTGACGGACCAGCACCACCCCTGTCAAATTCTCTCCGACCTTCTCACCATCCTGGAAAAACGTGGAAAGCTCAAGGGGCTGACGCTGGCCTATATCGGCGACGGGAACAATATCGCTCACTCGTTGATGGAGGGGGGGGCGAAGGTCGGGATGCGGGTCGTGATCGCCTGCCCGAAGAAATTCACCCCCGACCCTGTGATTATTCGAAGGGCCCAGGCGATCGCCCGGGAGACCGGCGGACGGGTCGAAGTGATCCACGATCCGATCGCCGCGGCGAAAGGGGCCGACATCTTCTATACCGACGTCTGGGTCTCGATGGGACAGGAGAAAGAGCAGCGGGCGCGACGTAAAATTTTCAAGCCGTATCAGATCAATCAAAAATTGATTGCGCAGGCCAAAACCGATCTGCTCGTCATGCACTGCCTCCCCGCCCACCGGGGGGAGGAGATCGCCGCCGAGGTGATGGACGGACCGCATTCAATCGTCTTCGATCAGGCCGACAATCGCCTCCCGATGCAGCAGGCGATCTTAGAGAGATGGATTGGGTAG
- a CDS encoding argininosuccinate synthase, with translation MDKKIKKVVLAYSGGLDTSVIIRWLIERYRCEVVAFCADVGQGEELDAVAEKAKKTGASKVVITDLKEIFAKEYLFPMLRANAVYEGSYLLGTSIARPLIAKAQMDVAKKERADAVAHGATGKGNDQVRFELTYLSIDPSIEIIAPWRDWEFKSRSELIAYAHQYGIPVTATVAKPYSIDRNLFHVSYEGGILEDPWREPPAEMFTFTASPESAPDAPHYVEIGFVDGDPVCLDGKKYSPAKLVAELNRIGGAHGIGRVDLVENRYVGIKSRGVYETPGGTLLHLAHRAVESLTLDREVLHLRDSLIPQYARLVYYGYWFSPERALLQQLIDGAQKGVTGTARLKVYKGAVTVAGRKSPRSLYRQEISTFEKDTIYIPKEAEGFIRLNAMRLKLLAMNKKGQRGLRGKKK, from the coding sequence ATGGACAAAAAAATAAAGAAAGTGGTTTTGGCCTATTCCGGCGGTCTCGACACCTCGGTGATCATCCGCTGGCTGATCGAGCGATATCGCTGTGAGGTGGTTGCCTTTTGCGCCGACGTCGGACAGGGGGAAGAGCTCGATGCGGTCGCCGAGAAGGCAAAAAAGACCGGGGCGAGCAAGGTCGTCATCACCGATTTAAAAGAGATCTTCGCGAAAGAGTACCTCTTCCCGATGCTCCGGGCGAATGCCGTCTATGAGGGATCATATCTGCTCGGGACCTCGATTGCCCGGCCGTTGATTGCCAAAGCCCAAATGGATGTCGCAAAAAAAGAGCGGGCCGATGCGGTGGCGCACGGCGCGACCGGCAAGGGGAACGACCAGGTCCGGTTCGAGCTGACCTATCTCTCGATCGATCCGTCGATCGAGATCATCGCCCCCTGGCGCGACTGGGAATTCAAATCCCGCTCCGAGCTGATCGCCTACGCCCATCAGTACGGCATCCCGGTGACGGCGACGGTGGCGAAACCATACAGCATCGATCGCAATCTCTTTCATGTCAGCTATGAAGGGGGAATTTTGGAAGACCCCTGGCGCGAGCCGCCCGCCGAGATGTTCACCTTTACCGCGTCTCCCGAGTCGGCGCCCGACGCGCCGCACTATGTCGAGATCGGCTTTGTCGACGGCGATCCGGTCTGCCTCGACGGAAAGAAATACTCCCCGGCGAAGCTGGTCGCCGAGTTGAACCGCATCGGCGGGGCCCATGGGATCGGGCGGGTCGACCTGGTTGAAAATCGGTATGTCGGGATCAAATCGCGCGGGGTCTATGAGACCCCCGGCGGGACCCTCCTTCATCTGGCCCACCGGGCGGTCGAATCGCTGACGCTGGATCGGGAAGTCCTCCATCTGCGCGACAGCCTGATCCCGCAGTATGCGCGATTGGTCTACTACGGCTACTGGTTCTCCCCCGAACGAGCATTGCTCCAGCAGTTGATCGACGGCGCGCAAAAAGGGGTGACCGGAACGGCCCGGCTGAAGGTTTATAAAGGAGCGGTCACGGTCGCCGGCCGCAAATCGCCCCGCTCGCTCTATCGGCAAGAGATCTCGACCTTTGAGAAGGACACCATCTACATTCCGAAAGAGGCGGAAGGATTTATTCGCCTCAATGCGATGCGACTGAAACTCCTCGCCATGAACAAGAAGGGACAAAGAGGATTGCGTGGTAAGAAAAAGTAA
- a CDS encoding diaminopimelate epimerase encodes MKKPIPFWKMSGSGNDFIMIDHRTPLINSTEMKRFIAQACRRGLSVGADGVILIEPSTRADYKWHYYNADGGEVEMCGNGSRCVARFAYLNQIAPAKHTIETLAGIVAAEVIGDRVRVRLPDPTDLRFDLKIDIDGKSYTGHFVNTGVPHVVYLVDDVNQTDIVTLGRATRHHPLFAPRGTNANFISVVDRQNLNIRTYERGVEDETLACGTGAIASAVITTALGKTTPPLSLMTRGQIRLGVDFTREGQTFKNVLLEGDARVVYKGELLEEALL; translated from the coding sequence ATGAAAAAACCGATTCCTTTCTGGAAAATGAGCGGCAGCGGGAACGACTTCATCATGATCGATCACCGCACCCCCTTGATCAATTCAACGGAGATGAAGCGCTTCATCGCGCAGGCCTGCCGGCGCGGCCTCTCGGTCGGCGCCGACGGGGTGATCCTAATCGAACCGTCGACGAGAGCCGACTACAAGTGGCACTACTACAATGCCGACGGCGGCGAGGTGGAGATGTGCGGCAACGGAAGCCGCTGCGTCGCACGGTTTGCCTATCTGAACCAGATCGCCCCGGCGAAACATACGATCGAGACGCTCGCCGGCATTGTCGCGGCGGAGGTGATCGGCGACCGCGTTCGGGTCCGTCTTCCCGATCCGACCGACCTGCGCTTCGACCTAAAGATCGACATCGACGGGAAGAGCTACACCGGCCACTTCGTCAACACCGGCGTTCCCCATGTCGTCTATCTCGTCGATGATGTGAACCAAACCGATATCGTGACGTTGGGGCGGGCAACCCGACATCACCCCCTCTTCGCGCCCCGGGGGACCAATGCCAACTTCATCAGCGTCGTTGACCGGCAGAATCTCAACATCCGGACCTATGAGCGCGGGGTGGAAGACGAAACGCTCGCCTGCGGCACCGGCGCGATCGCCTCGGCGGTCATCACCACCGCCCTCGGAAAAACGACCCCCCCCCTCTCGCTGATGACTCGCGGACAGATCCGATTGGGGGTCGACTTTACCCGGGAAGGACAGACCTTCAAGAACGTTCTCCTTGAAGGGGATGCCCGTGTTGTCTATAAGGGAGAGCTTCTAGAAGAAGCATTACTGTAA
- a CDS encoding 4-hydroxy-tetrahydrodipicolinate synthase has protein sequence MFHGSIVAIVTPFKKGRVDEKAFGELIDFHLRSGTHGIVPCGTTGESATLSHEEHKRVVELAVQWTDGQIPVIAGTGSNSTEEAIMLTRHAKAVGAAGALLITPYYNKPTQEGLYQHYKAIAKAVDLPLVLYNIPGRTGVNMLPATVARLSGEFDNIVGIKEGTGSLQQTSDLVQLCGERLIILSGDDFTALPTMAVGGKGVISVTANIAPAEMAQMTEAAERGDYAQARKLHEKLYPLHQVMFVETNPIPVKAALALMGKCTDEVRLPLWKLSDENAKKVKTALKRYGLLRKG, from the coding sequence ATGTTTCATGGTTCCATTGTCGCCATCGTCACCCCTTTCAAGAAAGGAAGGGTCGATGAGAAAGCCTTCGGTGAGCTGATCGATTTTCACCTCCGATCGGGAACCCACGGGATTGTTCCGTGCGGGACGACCGGAGAATCGGCCACCCTCTCTCATGAAGAGCACAAGCGGGTCGTCGAGCTGGCGGTCCAGTGGACCGACGGACAGATCCCGGTGATCGCCGGGACCGGCTCCAACAGCACCGAGGAAGCGATCATGCTGACCCGCCACGCCAAGGCGGTCGGCGCCGCCGGCGCGCTCCTGATCACCCCCTATTACAACAAGCCGACCCAAGAAGGGCTCTATCAGCACTATAAAGCAATCGCAAAGGCGGTCGATCTCCCCCTCGTTCTCTACAATATCCCGGGACGGACCGGGGTCAACATGCTTCCGGCGACCGTCGCCCGGCTGAGTGGCGAATTCGATAATATCGTCGGGATTAAAGAGGGAACCGGCTCGCTCCAGCAGACGAGCGATCTGGTCCAGCTCTGCGGCGAGCGGCTGATCATCCTCTCCGGCGACGACTTTACCGCCCTCCCGACGATGGCGGTCGGGGGCAAAGGGGTCATCTCGGTCACCGCCAACATTGCCCCGGCCGAGATGGCACAGATGACCGAGGCGGCGGAGCGGGGGGACTACGCCCAGGCGAGAAAGCTGCACGAGAAGCTTTATCCGCTTCACCAGGTGATGTTTGTCGAGACCAACCCGATTCCGGTTAAAGCGGCGCTGGCCCTGATGGGAAAATGCACCGATGAGGTCCGTCTTCCCCTCTGGAAACTGTCGGACGAGAATGCAAAGAAGGTGAAGACGGCTTTGAAACGGTACGGCTTACTTCGAAAGGGGTGA
- the argH gene encoding argininosuccinate lyase: protein MASSPAFTKAWEGRFAEATDPLVERFTSSFSFDRRLYRYDIQGSLAHTEALARAGLLTEAERKTILGGLKTIAAEIAAEGVQAAPADEDIHMHIERRLVEKVGAVGGKLHTGRSRNDQVALDLRLYLREETRTILEQIRSVQGALVFQAERHIETILPGYTHLQRAQPISLAHQLLAYYEMLERDRGRLLDSLKRLDQMPLGAGALAGNGFSIDRTSVARALGFSEVTANSLDTVSDRDFVVEFLSAASLTMMHLSRWAEEWILWASSEFRFIELPDRFCTGSSMMPQKKNPDVLELIRGKTGRVYGALVTLLTLLKGLPLSYNRDLQEDKEPLFDTVDTLQSALRLMAELVQQASFKEEKMREATREGFLLATDLADYLVRKGLPFRQAHKVIGQIVQRSLEHGKPAEAWTLSELQECSPLFQEDVADCFSLSRSLERKGGIGGTSPASISAELRRIKRKLKE from the coding sequence ATCGCCTCTTCCCCCGCCTTTACCAAAGCCTGGGAAGGCCGCTTCGCCGAGGCGACCGATCCGCTCGTGGAGCGATTCACCTCGTCGTTCTCGTTTGACCGGCGGCTCTATCGGTATGACATTCAGGGGAGCCTCGCCCACACCGAGGCGCTCGCCCGGGCCGGCCTGCTGACCGAGGCCGAGCGTAAGACGATTCTGGGCGGCCTCAAGACCATCGCGGCGGAGATCGCCGCCGAAGGCGTTCAGGCCGCGCCGGCCGATGAAGACATTCATATGCACATCGAGCGTCGCCTGGTGGAAAAGGTCGGCGCCGTCGGCGGAAAGCTCCACACCGGCCGGAGCCGAAACGATCAGGTCGCGCTCGATCTTCGTCTTTATCTTCGGGAAGAGACCCGAACGATACTGGAGCAGATCCGGTCGGTTCAGGGGGCGCTGGTCTTCCAGGCGGAGCGTCACATCGAGACGATTCTCCCCGGCTACACCCACCTGCAGCGGGCCCAGCCGATCTCGCTGGCGCATCAGCTCCTCGCCTACTACGAGATGCTGGAACGAGACCGGGGGCGGTTGCTCGACAGCCTCAAGCGGCTTGACCAGATGCCGCTCGGCGCGGGGGCGCTCGCCGGAAACGGTTTTTCGATCGACCGCACATCGGTCGCGCGGGCCCTTGGCTTCTCCGAGGTGACCGCCAACAGCCTCGATACGGTCAGCGACCGAGATTTTGTCGTGGAGTTTCTCTCGGCCGCCTCACTGACGATGATGCATCTTTCCCGATGGGCGGAGGAGTGGATCCTCTGGGCCTCCTCGGAGTTTCGGTTCATTGAGCTTCCCGACCGCTTCTGCACCGGGAGCAGCATGATGCCGCAGAAGAAGAATCCGGATGTACTTGAGCTAATCCGCGGTAAAACCGGCCGGGTGTATGGGGCGCTGGTCACCCTGTTGACGTTGCTGAAGGGGCTTCCCCTCTCCTATAATAGGGATCTACAGGAGGACAAGGAGCCGCTCTTTGACACGGTCGACACCCTTCAAAGCGCGCTGCGGCTGATGGCGGAATTGGTTCAGCAGGCTTCGTTCAAAGAAGAAAAGATGCGGGAGGCGACCCGAGAGGGCTTTCTTTTGGCGACCGACCTGGCCGACTATCTCGTCCGAAAAGGGCTTCCGTTTCGCCAGGCGCACAAGGTGATCGGACAGATCGTTCAGCGGAGCCTGGAGCATGGAAAGCCGGCGGAAGCCTGGACGCTCTCCGAACTCCAGGAATGCTCCCCCCTTTTTCAAGAAGATGTGGCCGATTGCTTCTCGCTCAGCCGTTCTTTAGAGAGAAAAGGGGGAATCGGCGGAACCTCGCCCGCCTCCATCTCGGCAGAACTCCGCAGGATCAAGCGCAAGCTGAAGGAGTAG
- a CDS encoding cobalamin B12-binding domain-containing protein produces the protein MQLIQLGKGANKRSNAKQRRKILFIEPYPENNVYRMAPTERQALWFPKLSLPSLAAYTPAHWEVQIVDESVDQINFDAQVDLVGISAMTCYAPRAYEISQRFRARGIKVVLGGVHPSYMPDEAAKFSDAVVIGEAEDLWPKLLQDFEEGKMQPQYRMDQFPAMDGYRQTRLDLLDQDAYMTGQCLMTTRGCHFECEFCSVSPFNGKTTRRRPVAEVVAEIQRVKEWRRSKIVDKMLKGPIFQRFKTSLRFFSGIEDGTIFAFVDDLHNSNRTYCKELWTALKALDIKWGAQCTLFLGDEPDMVKLAADSGCVSMFVGLESIFEASIDETNKPFNRVEQYERQIKCFHDHGIMLNPGVIFGFDHDDETVFEKTVEFLIQNNMELAYFNILTPLPGTPLFDRMKAEGRIVHTEWEKYDGKHVVFQPKRMSPEALQEGFFWANHRFFSHDSILRRLFYTRQRLVARWAMNLAFRSIVKRTAPKGSLSPLSQVIQNLQAKLPSYETENLIPNALHSLREKVQEVSGQIDHFLQIRAHKGETFRELRVNLEGTLDQLNAKELKKRILAATERTKIDIILNFEHLQHATPAALSALADPQFLKRAASAASVKFMNLKKSFQQAVDPALLSLEVGE, from the coding sequence ATGCAGCTGATACAGCTCGGTAAAGGTGCGAATAAGCGGTCCAATGCAAAACAACGCAGAAAGATTTTATTTATTGAACCGTATCCGGAAAACAACGTCTACCGTATGGCCCCAACGGAGCGCCAGGCCCTTTGGTTTCCAAAGCTGAGCCTTCCCAGCCTCGCCGCCTACACGCCGGCCCATTGGGAGGTTCAAATCGTCGACGAGAGCGTCGATCAGATCAACTTCGATGCGCAGGTCGACCTGGTCGGCATTTCAGCGATGACCTGTTATGCGCCGCGGGCCTATGAGATTTCCCAGCGCTTCCGTGCGCGGGGGATCAAGGTGGTGCTCGGAGGGGTTCATCCAAGCTATATGCCGGACGAGGCGGCGAAGTTCTCCGACGCGGTCGTCATCGGCGAGGCGGAAGACCTCTGGCCGAAGCTCCTCCAAGATTTTGAAGAGGGGAAGATGCAACCGCAATATCGGATGGATCAGTTCCCGGCGATGGATGGATATCGCCAGACGCGGCTCGATCTCTTGGATCAAGATGCCTATATGACCGGCCAGTGTTTGATGACGACCCGGGGCTGCCATTTTGAGTGCGAGTTCTGCTCGGTCTCTCCTTTCAACGGAAAGACGACCCGCCGGCGGCCGGTCGCCGAGGTCGTTGCCGAAATCCAGCGGGTGAAGGAGTGGCGGCGGAGCAAGATCGTCGACAAGATGCTCAAGGGTCCGATCTTCCAACGCTTTAAAACCTCGCTCCGGTTCTTCTCCGGAATTGAAGATGGGACGATCTTCGCCTTCGTTGACGACCTCCACAACTCAAACCGGACCTACTGTAAAGAGCTTTGGACCGCGCTCAAAGCGCTCGATATCAAATGGGGGGCGCAGTGCACCCTCTTCTTAGGGGACGAGCCCGACATGGTCAAGCTCGCCGCCGACTCGGGCTGTGTCTCGATGTTCGTCGGGTTGGAATCGATCTTCGAGGCGAGCATCGACGAGACGAATAAGCCGTTTAACCGGGTCGAGCAGTATGAGCGGCAGATCAAGTGCTTTCACGACCATGGGATTATGCTCAATCCGGGGGTGATTTTCGGATTCGATCACGACGATGAGACGGTCTTCGAAAAAACGGTCGAATTCTTGATTCAGAACAACATGGAGCTCGCTTACTTCAACATCTTGACCCCGCTGCCGGGAACCCCGCTCTTTGATCGGATGAAGGCCGAGGGACGGATCGTCCATACCGAGTGGGAGAAGTATGACGGAAAACATGTCGTCTTCCAGCCGAAGCGGATGTCGCCGGAAGCGCTGCAGGAGGGATTTTTCTGGGCAAACCACCGCTTCTTCTCGCACGACTCGATCTTAAGACGGCTCTTCTACACACGGCAGCGGTTGGTCGCCCGGTGGGCGATGAACCTCGCCTTCCGGAGCATCGTCAAGCGAACCGCCCCGAAAGGAAGCCTCTCGCCGCTGTCGCAGGTGATCCAGAATCTCCAGGCGAAGCTGCCGAGCTATGAGACGGAAAATCTGATTCCAAACGCGCTGCACTCGTTGCGAGAAAAAGTCCAAGAGGTCTCGGGTCAGATCGATCATTTTCTCCAAATCCGGGCCCACAAAGGGGAAACCTTCCGGGAGCTCCGTGTCAATCTGGAGGGAACGCTCGATCAGTTGAACGCGAAAGAGTTGAAGAAGCGGATTTTAGCGGCGACGGAGCGGACGAAGATCGACATCATCCTCAACTTCGAACACCTCCAACATGCCACCCCGGCGGCCCTCTCGGCGCTGGCCGATCCGCAATTCCTAAAGAGAGCCGCCTCGGCGGCCAGTGTAAAATTTATGAACCTAAAAAAGTCGTTCCAGCAGGCGGTCGATCCGGCCCTGCTCTCGCTGGAGGTAGGAGAATAG
- the lysA gene encoding diaminopimelate decarboxylase: protein MHDFRFKKGKLYCENVSLEAIAEQVGTPFYVYSHGTLRRHFLAYKKAFAKVPHLIAFAMKASANLSILRLFAKEGGGIDIVSEGELHRALVAGVDPKKIVFAGVGKTRMEMQAALRAEILMFNVESAQELITLDEVAKSLQTKAPVALRVNPDINPKTHPYISTGLKKSKFGIEITKAVSQYQLASRLSNIEVVGIHSHIGSQLTQIKPFVDALKRIRHLIDELRGGGLQIRYWDIGGGLGITYNAEKPPLPKDLAAALLPLLKESGCTIILEPGRSLVGNAGALVTRVIYTKEGETKNFVVADAGMNDLIRPSLYEAYHEIVPVVKKKRKNMKVDVVGPICESGDFLAQDRVLPQVAQDELLAVLSAGAYGFSMASNYNARPRPPEILVSGEKYVTIRERETMEDLVRGERIPEFLSFGSS from the coding sequence ATGCACGACTTCCGATTCAAAAAAGGGAAGCTTTACTGCGAGAATGTTTCCCTGGAGGCGATCGCCGAGCAGGTCGGAACCCCCTTCTACGTTTATAGCCACGGCACCCTTCGGCGGCATTTCCTCGCTTACAAAAAAGCCTTTGCCAAGGTTCCCCACCTGATTGCTTTTGCGATGAAGGCGAGCGCGAACCTCTCCATCCTGCGCCTCTTTGCGAAAGAAGGGGGCGGGATCGACATCGTCTCCGAAGGGGAGCTGCACCGCGCGCTGGTCGCCGGGGTCGATCCGAAGAAGATCGTCTTCGCCGGGGTCGGAAAGACCCGGATGGAGATGCAGGCGGCGCTCCGGGCCGAGATTCTGATGTTCAATGTCGAGTCGGCCCAAGAGCTGATCACCCTGGACGAAGTGGCCAAGTCGCTCCAGACCAAAGCGCCGGTGGCGCTCCGGGTCAATCCCGACATCAACCCGAAGACCCATCCCTATATTTCGACCGGATTGAAGAAGAGCAAGTTCGGCATCGAAATCACGAAGGCGGTCTCGCAATACCAGCTCGCCTCCCGCCTCTCGAACATCGAGGTGGTCGGCATCCACTCCCACATCGGCTCGCAGCTGACGCAAATCAAGCCGTTCGTCGATGCGCTGAAGCGGATTCGCCATCTGATCGACGAGCTGCGCGGCGGGGGACTGCAGATCCGCTATTGGGATATCGGCGGCGGGCTTGGAATTACTTATAATGCGGAAAAACCGCCTCTGCCGAAAGACCTCGCGGCGGCGCTCCTCCCGCTCCTGAAAGAGAGCGGCTGCACCATTATCTTAGAGCCGGGACGCTCGCTGGTCGGGAACGCCGGCGCGCTCGTCACCCGTGTGATCTATACCAAAGAGGGGGAGACCAAGAATTTCGTCGTCGCCGATGCCGGGATGAACGACCTGATTCGCCCGAGCCTCTATGAGGCCTATCACGAGATCGTGCCGGTAGTGAAGAAAAAAAGGAAGAACATGAAGGTCGATGTGGTCGGACCGATCTGCGAGTCGGGCGACTTTCTCGCGCAAGACCGGGTCCTGCCGCAGGTGGCGCAAGATGAGCTGTTGGCGGTGCTGAGCGCCGGAGCCTACGGCTTTTCCATGGCGTCGAACTACAATGCCCGGCCGCGCCCCCCCGAGATCCTTGTCTCCGGGGAGAAATATGTTACAATACGCGAGCGCGAAACCATGGAAGATTTGGTCCGCGGCGAGCGGATCCCGGAGTTTTTAAGTTTTGGATCGTCATAG